The following DNA comes from Simkania negevensis Z.
AAAGATAATTCTTTTTAGGAAATTCAAAATCATATGAAGCCTTGTTTCGTCTCTTGTGTTTTGACATGGCTTAAGAAGCAATTCTCTTAAAATAAAGTAAAAATCTTTCATGAAAGATAGTACATTGAAAAATTGAAGAACACAGTAGAAACGACTGTGTTGAAAAAATCAATTTTCGTAGACTCCCCCCCCCTCATCATCAATCGTATTAAGTTATCAGAAGCATTTGATTCAGCATTTTGCATTTAATATGACCTTCGATTTTTTGAGTTTCTATTTTCTTTGAGAAAAACCTTTCCCCATACAGTCGCTTTAATCTTGAGAAGCTTGTCTCTGCTAATGCCCTTCTTGAGTATCTTGTCAGTTTTCCCCAGATTTCTCGCGCTAGCTGATCTCCTCCCAGTCCTTTTATTTCGCGTAAGGCGTTGTTCCTTCTTGTCATAAAAGGAGATAATAGGCTGTTTTTTCTAGGCGGAATAAGGTCTTTCGCTCCTATTTGATTGATGGCCTCCCTGCATCTTTTTGTGTCGTATCCTCCATCTGCTATGACGGTCTCAACGGGTTTAGGGAGCTTCTCTATGATTTTCGGGCCTATTTTGCAGTCAGCTTCATGCCCTTTTGTGATTTCAAAGTGGATAATTTCTTGAGTGTTTTCATCAATAGCGATGTGCAATTTAACCCATTTTCTCCTCTTTGAGGCTCCATGCATTTTCACTTTCCATTCTCCCTCCCCATAGACTTTGATCCCTGTAGTATCTAACAGCACCACTTTAGGTCTTCTAGAAGAGAGCTTGGGCAAAAGAGCTTCCATGTGGGAAGCTCTTTTGCAGATCAGAGAGTAGGTCGGAAGAAAAATATCAGGTTCTATATGTGGAAGGATCGATTTGGCAAAACCCTCGAGAGTTCTATAGGTAAGGCGATATTGTATCTTTAAGACAAGAAGGAGATAGATGAGTGGAAGGGAAAACAAACGAGGTCGACCTCGTTTGTTTTCCTCTGGCTTTTCAGTTAACGCATTTGGATCGATGAAAAAAGTTATACTTCCTCTTTTTACTAAGTCTCGATTATACTTGTGCCAATTGCGTTTACGCATCTGAAGCTCCTTTATGTTTAGTGACTTAAACCATAAGGAGCTTCTCTTTTTTAAGAAATTTTTATCAAGACTTCTCTTCTGATTTTTTCAACACAGTCAGTAGAAACTACTGATTTTTACTTTTCAGCCAACTTCAGACAGACTACGCTCAATTCGTGAAATAATGAAAGAGCCTCTTGCTCTATCACTATTTCCAAGCATTGCTGCTTTCCATTGCACCTTAATTTTTGATAAGAGTGAAACCAATGTGACTCAACCGTGCGATAAGAAACTTCTAAGATCTCAGCCACAAATTTTGCAGAAAACCCCGAAAAAGCTAGAGCTAAACAAACGATTTCTTTTGCACTTAAAACTTTAAAGTAATCTCGTAATTTTTTTACAAGAAAGTCTCCCTCCCTTTTCAAAGAGGTTTTTGGACAAGACTTCTCTACCTCAATTTGAAGGCCGAGCTGACGGTACAGAGACAGAGGATCTTCTTGAATCGAAATTCGGACAATTTTTCCTCGATCAAATACAAAAAAAGTTCTGCGGGTTGTACTAATTTTGTTCCAGAAGGTTTAAGTTTAGAAAATTGTTCACAAAAATCTGATTTAATGATGACACCCTCATCGCTTGATTCCTCGCATCGAAAGAAATTTTGATGAGAAGCGATAAATTCCACATCACAAATGACTAAATTCCCAAACACTTCTATGTTCTTCAAATGTGTTTGGAAATCAGGAAAAGCATGAAATAACTCACAAGAATGGTTTTTAATACAACCGATTCCAACTTTTCTTCCCATAATCGTGCTGTACAGTGGATTTTGAGATAAAACATCCTCCCACATTTCATTTTTTGCATGTGCTCCCCATTCTAAATCAATAAGCTCTCGAATCCTTTGCTTCATCCACATTTCGTAAGATCCTTTAACTTTAACAAGATTCTGCATAATTCATGAAGAACAGCAAGCAATCCTCTTGCAATGAATAGTTCCAAACAGTCTTGTTTCCCAAAACAACCAGTTTTTTGATAACAAGCATGCAAATGGGCCTCTACAGTCCTATAAGAAAGACCTAAGATCTCTGCTGTATATTTTGAACCAAAACCACAAACTGCCAAAATCAAACATTCGAGCTCCCTCTCAGATAAATTACACACTAAAGTTTCCTTCAAATGCTTAAAAAGACAACTTTTCTCCTCGCACAAGTCTAAATACTCAGTAGAAGGAGGTAATACTGGTTTTAAGCCTAATTGGTGAGCGAATGAAACTTCATCTGCATAAACAGAAAAACGTTCAATTTGATCTCCTCCAAAAACATAAATTGTTTCAAGGCGGCACTTGACCACTTTCTTTGTAGGATTCATTTTTGGGAAGTCATATAAAAATTCTGAAGTAGAAAGAACGACACCTTCCTCTTCAGTCGTATCTTCAAACTGCCCTAAATGAGTTCCCTGCGCTTCAACAGTTGCAACAACAGTATTTTCATACTCCTCAGTTTCTACTAACTTCACAGACCAATCTGGAAAAGCACGAAACCAATCATTAAAATCAGAAAGACACACATGATTTCCCACTCGTTTACCAGTGATCATACGATACATCAGGTTCGGCGAAAAAAGCTCATTCAGACAGTTCTCTCGTTCTGAATCCGAACAAAAATTGTAAACAAAATCCCTTACATGGCTTAAACGCTTCGTCACGACAAAAGCTTCCTCATATTATACAAGGCTATATTATTACTTATATTAATAATCGGTTCAACAATTAATTTTTAAAAATTATATTTGCAAATAAAAAACATCGCTTTATAATATTCAATAAATAATATAATTAAAATAAAGTCATCACTAAATATTCAATGCTTTATAACGATTGATAGAATGTTGCATATTCTTTCGTAAAGCTTGAAAAATCTCTGCAATAAATACTAGGCCATCCTGCCTAAAATACTGAATGCGGAATCAGATCAAGACTTAGAAAACACACTCCATGACACAGGAGAAGAA
Coding sequences within:
- a CDS encoding IS5 family transposase, which codes for MRKRNWHKYNRDLVKRGSITFFIDPNALTEKPEENKRGRPRLFSLPLIYLLLVLKIQYRLTYRTLEGFAKSILPHIEPDIFLPTYSLICKRASHMEALLPKLSSRRPKVVLLDTTGIKVYGEGEWKVKMHGASKRRKWVKLHIAIDENTQEIIHFEITKGHEADCKIGPKIIEKLPKPVETVIADGGYDTKRCREAINQIGAKDLIPPRKNSLLSPFMTRRNNALREIKGLGGDQLAREIWGKLTRYSRRALAETSFSRLKRLYGERFFSKKIETQKIEGHIKCKMLNQMLLIT
- a CDS encoding helix-turn-helix transcriptional regulator; the encoded protein is MKREGDFLVKKLRDYFKVLSAKEIVCLALAFSGFSAKFVAEILEVSYRTVESHWFHSYQKLRCNGKQQCLEIVIEQEALSLFHELSVVCLKLAEK
- a CDS encoding ester cyclase, which produces MTKRLSHVRDFVYNFCSDSERENCLNELFSPNLMYRMITGKRVGNHVCLSDFNDWFRAFPDWSVKLVETEEYENTVVATVEAQGTHLGQFEDTTEEEGVVLSTSEFLYDFPKMNPTKKVVKCRLETIYVFGGDQIERFSVYADEVSFAHQLGLKPVLPPSTEYLDLCEEKSCLFKHLKETLVCNLSERELECLILAVCGFGSKYTAEILGLSYRTVEAHLHACYQKTGCFGKQDCLELFIARGLLAVLHELCRILLKLKDLTKCG